GCCTTGATTTCCTTCGCTCTGTCTACACAGTCCTTGGCTTCTCCTTTCATTTGGTACTGTCTACCAGGCCGTCTTCCTTCCTAGGGGAGTCTTTCCTTTGGGACCAGGCTGAACAGGTTAGTAGTTGAGGGAAAAATGGGAACAGGAGCCACAAACCTCCATGGGATTGATGGAGAGGAATTAGCAATCCTGGAGCCTTCCCCATTTTTCTGGGAGGAGACagcagaaaaatggggaagacTATGTGAACGTGGAAAGGGGAGTTCCCTAGAATTCCAGAGTGACTTCATTCTGCCACCCTCTAGATCCTTCAACAAGCCCTAGATGAGTTTGGGGAGCCCTGGGATCTGAATGCTGGAGATGGTGCCTTTTATGGACCCAAGGTGAGTCATTGTTCCTGGATGGATGAAGAGCAGGTGTGCTAGAAAGTGGGGACAGGCACTTCCTCCGGAGTCAGAGAACCTTTGTTTAAATCCTACCCCTGGTACCTAGGtcaccttaaacaagtcacttgtTTTCCCtggtcttcagttttctcatgaagagattgaactagatggcctctggggtTCCTTCTATTCATGATCCAAGTTTCAGAGTGATCGAGGATCCTAGTGCTGACCAACCCCATGTACTGTCTTTCTCTAGATTGATGTTCATATCCAGGATGCTCTGGGAAGGCCCCATCAGTGTGGGACAATCCAGCTTGACTTCCAGCTGCCTTTGAGATTCGGCCTCCAGTATATGGGGTATGGAGGCTTCCCCACTCCGTGTCTCTTCATGGTACTCCAAGGCATCCAGCCCATGAATACAGTGTCCATCTCCTTTCCCACTTGGTCCTTTTTGCCagaaatcaatactgtatatataAAATGGTTCGGttccatttgacaaatatttattaagcacccactgtttAAGGTGCTAGGCATACCAAGAGAAACAAAACAGCCCCTATCTCCAAGTCCCTGGCATTCTCTTGGGAGGAGGCTCCCActtctccttcctccatctcAGACTTCTAGGGCACTTTTTCTGGGGTTTCTGGACCTGGGAGATGGGGAAAAGGTTTGAACTCAGTTTCTGACTTTCTCCTTCCTACCCATCAAGGCAAGCAGGGGTCCTGGAGCGCCCAGTCCTCATTCACCGAGCAGTGCTaggctcagtggaaagaatgttaggGGTGCTGGCTGAGAACTATGGAGGCAAATGGTAAGACCACTGAGCCATAAGTTCTGACCTCTGTTGCCCCAACAGAGGCAGCAGGACATAGTGGATAGGAAGATCTGCATGTAAATCCCAAATGAGACAGTTCCTAGCTTCCTGGCTCTAGGGGAGTTATTGAACCTCTGTCTCAGggtgctcatctgtaaaatagggcgAGGGGGAAGGGGCCTGCCTCTACAGGTCTTCCTGCTCTGAGTCTAAGTCTTTGAGACTCTCAGATACACACAGCCCCACAGTGTCTAAACTGTTTTACTCCTTTGTCTCGTTGCACACTTCCCCAGGCTTTATTGTCCCCTTTCCATTCTTGTGGAGGAGTAACTGCACTGTTTCTCCTCTCAACCTCAGGCCACTGTGGCTCTCTCCACTCCAGGCTATGGTCATCCCTGTGGGAGCTGAGCAAGAGGGTTATGCCCGAGAGGTGAGAGGGGGAGCTTGGGATCAGAGCTTGGAAAGAATGAGGGAATGTGGTCAGGGTCAGGACTGAGAAACTAAAGTAGAAGGTAAGGAATGGGAGCCAGGAAAAGCCAAAGGGTACAAGAAGCCTTGTTAAACCCCTGCTCTGCGTGCGggtggggaaacaaagacaaaaatgaaactgtccctTCTCCTGGGGGAATACAGAATCTACCCAGATCAGTCTGGGATATGGTTGcctggaaagagaaagagcattgcagaggggttagggaaggcttccagaAGAAGAGACGCCTGAATCTGGGAGGAAGGGATTCAGAGGTAGAGCTGAGGGTGTGGATTAGAGGCTCTGGGAACGCACAGAGATGAGTGGTTGGAGGCCAAGTCGAGTGAACAGCTCATTGCCCAGTTGGGCCCAAGTTCCAGTCAGGTTCATGGAAGGGGAGTGAGACGAGATTCCTGGTCGGACTCTCCTTGCCCTTTGGTCGCCAGTGACTCTTGTCATCTCTTCCCAAACTTTCATCCAGGTGCAAAGAGCCCTGCAGGCCGCAGGACTGGTCGGCGACTTGGATAAGGACCCGAGCCTGACCCTCAGCCGGAGAGTCCGACGGGCCCAGCTTTCTCAGTATAATTTCCAGTTTGGTGAGTGATTCCAGATGGAGGAGCAGAGCTGGCACCCAGAATCCCAGGGTGCCACCTGTGCTGAGAaaccctctcccttttcttcccagttAACTTATGTCAACTCCTTCAGACTCTGAGGCTCATTATCTCTCCCGGGGCCTAAAGGAGCTGGGAAGTGGAACACAActtctttggcacccatgcccaTCTCCTTCCCCAGTTTCATCATCTTCTCCCACTCAGCATCCTTCCACCTCTGGGATTAATTGGGTTTTTTTCAGCTTTAGAAAAAAGGGACAAGAAGGATTAATGAGGTTATTAAGTAATTGTCTTTGCTTGTTTATCCTGGACTGCAACAGAGCCCTGGGCAATGGAGGCACGAATGACACATTCTGGGACAAGGAACGTCTTGGTGGTTTCTCACCATAGCATAGTGGATAATCATGACTcaagaggacttgagtttgaatcctgcttcagaaacCTGAgaattgtgtgaccatgggcaagtccctaagaatctataaaatggggacgtTAATCTTCCTTGAAGGGCTGGTGCGCTGAGCAGATGAGATCATCAGTATCAAGTGCCTGCCTCTATTCAAGTGCTCTATCTGTGGGAGCTCTTGCTGTTaaggcctcggtttccccatttTTCTAGGGCTTAGCCCTCTCCTTTAGGAGTAGAAAATGAGCGCGCCTCCCCTGGTTTGCTTCTGACTTTGCCCACCAATATCTAGCTTCCCCTTGTTCTCTGTGAAGCCTTTGTCTCTGCCTAGATTGGCCCACATCTGCATTCTCAGGTTGTTTGTGACATCCTCTCATCTCTTGCACCTTGTTAACTCTCGCCTCTGGATCCCTGACTGGAAATGATAATGAGGTGGGGAAgttgggaaggaaagggaagaaacgGTTCTTTCTTATCTCGGCCTCCCCTCCTCAGAAGGCAGCTGGGCAGCCAAGGGCACCGCTAAATATaaccctcttcctcctctgccaCAAACGTGGTCAGGGATCCCCATCTCTCCCAGAAGCCCAAGTGGGCCAGCGCTGCCTAATGTTCTGGAGCCTGAGCTCCTGGGCTGCACCTAACCcgcctcttccttcttccatagTGGTGGGGCCCAGAGAGCAGAGTCGGGGGACGGTAAACATTCGAACAAGAGACAGCGGCCAGCTGGGAGAGCGGGCTGTCGCCGAGGCAGTAGGTCGGCTTCGAGAGTTGCAGTACGCCAGGGTCCTCAATGCCGAAGAGATATTTTGAGCCAATTCATGAAAGCCAGCAGAAGCATTTGGGGCCTGAGCCACCAGCCTCCCTCAGGAATGGTGGGGGGAAGAGAATGGAACACGATGGCCCTCCTGGAGGGGGTCACATTTGGGGGGTTTCCCTGGAACTCTGCTCGAGCTGGAGGGAAGGGGCACATAGGGCATCCGTCTGTCCCCCGGGCGGCACATTCCCAGGGGAGCAACATGTGGTCtggggggaaaagagaatgatGATGAGAATAAACTTGGACCTTCAGCTGTTTGTCTGTCCCAGTCAGCCTCTGGGTcaaagaaatggggaaagggCTGGCCTCTGCCCACGGCCTCCCCACTTCTGAATGAAAGCAGCCAAGCGTGGGAGGTAGATAAATATACATCCTGCTCCCCTGCGGGACCCCCCTCTCAGGCTCTGGAAAGCGAGGGGGGACAAGGGGGGGCATCCAAACGGAACGTTCTCTCCCAGCCCTGAAAATAGCTTATTCTGGGCCCCCTCTCGAGGCTGCCCATTGGGCCAGTAGGGGGGGTGGCGGGGCGGGAATCCCAAATATCCGACTGGAGGGGCCCCTGGAATCCTGCTGGGGAGTCACGTCTCGGAGAGGCTTCTCTGTGACCTCTGCctggctgggggagggggtggaggttGCCAGGGATTAGGGTGAGTCAGAGCAGGAAGCCCCGGGCTTGGGCGGGAGCTGGATGCGGTGCTATAAGAGGAGGAACCTCACGAGAAATCACAACAGCACCAACTGCAAGCACACAAGTAGGCCGCCACAGCCCCAAAGTCCGGGCCCGATGCCCGCCGCCTGCCCCAGGATGGGGGCCGCAGCCCCTGCCGCTCTCCTCCTCATGCTCTTGGCCTCCGGCGCGTCGGCCTCTCAGGGAGGTGAGTGTGGGTCAGCCCGGGGTGGGGGGGCAGCGGCCGAGCCCCCCAAGCACGTCTGGTCTTCACCCTGCTAAGAGCTCACTTCAGCCTTTGCTCCAGAAATAACTTTGTGGCTGGGCGAGCCACTCCGAGCCTCAGTTTGcagatttgtaaaatggggataggaaCCAGAGGAAAGTGCTCCTTAGAGGCCAAAAGTCAGCGTCTGCGGGTGGGAGGCGAGGCCTGCGTCCTCCCTGTCCCACCTCCCCTCCGCCGGGGGCTTCTTCCCATCCAGGAAGGCCCCCCCCAGCAGAGAGCCCCGGCACCCGGGGGAGGGGCTGCTCCCACACCTGCGGAGAGAAGAGAAGCgattgtgtggccttgggcaagtccgCTTCTCCCGGCTCCATCCATTCACTAGTGTTGGGCCAGATCTCTCTCCTGGAGGGCACCGTCTGGATGGCTCCCACAAAGGCCACGAAGGAAGCCTCTTTGCGGTTCTCCCATCCCTGAGTGGTGGCGGGGCTCCCGGGAGTGCAGAGCAGAGCAGGCCGGGGAGGccgggagggagtgagggagggacgGATGGCCTCTGCAGGCAGCCGAAGCATCCTTCGTGGACAACCTGGCAGAAACTGCCCGTGGCAGGGCTCCAGGCCCCAGGAAGGCTCCGGCCTCCTCCGGCCACCACCAGGGCCTCTGACTCAGCAGCCCCTCCCGGCCTCATGGGCCACATTCCCTTCGGGCCAGGCCAGGGTGAGGCTTTGAGCCAGGACCAAGGGCCCCCCCGCTCGCACTCCTTTCGTGGATGGCCTCAGAAAACCATGTGGACAAGGAAGGTCTTGCAAGGTGGGCCAGGCTGACCCAGAGGGCTCCGTCTCGGGGTGTCCTGGCCCTGCCTAGTGGGACTTTCAGTCAGTACCCAGAATATGCGAGGCTGTGGGCTGGGCCCTTTGGGGACATAAAGACGAAAAAGATCCCTTGTCAgagcagccgggtggctcagtggatagagcaccaggcccagaacagaggtcctgggtttcagtctggcctcagacacttcctagccgagtgaccctgggcaagtcacttgacccccattgcccagccctggcCACTCTTCTGCGGTGGAGAGTCTAAGGCGGAAGGGAGGGCTTCAGACAATACAGAGCAACGAATAGAGTAAAACACAGACCTTGGTGGGCGGCTTTGCATGGATCCTGCCCGGCTCTTCTTTGATCTGGGCTTGGGCCGAGAGGAGGAGGTCCGAGGCCCGTCCCTCTTCTcatagtaaaacaaaataaaggaggCACCTCCCTGGAAAGAGCCGGGGGAGGCCCTTCTCGGGGAGGCCCTCCTGAGCAGGTCTGCTTGCCCGTCTTCCCCTCAGGGCCCTCGGAGCAGAGAGAAGCCATTCCAGAACATTTCCCCAAAGAAGGTGAGGAGGGCCTGGAgctggggaagaggagggggagggagccTCGGGGGCTCCTGGCTGACTCAACCATTTCCTCCTAGTGGGCTACGCAGCCCCCCCGGCCCCTTCCAGCCCCCAAGAACCCGACCTCGAGGACCTCATCGTCTCCCACCGTGCCTTtgagggacagacagagacaggtgAGGCCCAGGCTCTGCCCATCCGGCTCCATCTGCCCTCCCTCAGGGCTCGGGCTGGAGCTGGGCAGCAGGACAGGCGCCCGGACGCCATGGAGGGGGGTCTCCGGCCTTCCGGCCGCTCCGTCACTGCCTCTTGTCCCCACAGTCCACGACTTCTTCGAAGACTTCCCGCCCCAGCAGGCCCAGAGCCCTCAGAAACTGCCTCTGGACAAGAAAGGTGAGCGCCGCCCGGCCTGGCCCTTCCGCCGTCTCCGGGGCCAGCAGGGCCTTCGGTTCTCTCTGGGCCCAAAGAGGCCCCCCAGAACCGGCGTCTCCTGCCCTTCCCAGAGTGGAGCCGCTGCCAGCCCTGGAAGACCTCCAAGGGGGGCCCTTCTCTAAAGCTTCCTAAAATAGAAAACTCTCATTGTCGAAAAGGGTTTCCTCACTTTGGGCTGAAATGGCCGCCCTGCCAggcccctcttcttcctttccctgccCCAGGCCACCTTCTCTCATGCTGGGCCCTCGGGAAGGCGTCCCCGCAGCCGGGCCAGCTTCGGTCCCTGGGGGCCGGGGGCCGGCCGAGACGCTCCCCCTCCTCTCCGAGGCTtcactctcctcttcctcctctcgtAGCAGAGCCCTCCCCGGAGGAGGCCGCCCCCATCCAGAAGGAAATAGAGCCGCCCCGCCATCTCCCCCTGGACCAGAGAGAAGGTAGCTCCCCTCCCGCTTTCCTGCCCCCCTTGGCCGCCTCGCCCTTGGGCCTCCCAGACCCCGAAGCCATTTTCTTCTCGGGTCCACCGTCTCCCCTTCTTACTGTCCCCCACAAGGAGGGAGAATCCCTCGTGCTCTCCCCGGATGTCACTCGTCCCCCCGTTCTCTCCCACCACAGCACAGTCTTCTTTGCCCCCTGCGAAGACGGAGCAGATTCCCCACCAAGAGCAGAGAGAAGGTAAGTCCCATCTGGGGCCTCGAAGGAGTGTGAGGGATCCTCTAGGCGGATTCATCGTCTCCAGATAAGGAAGCCGGGTGGGGGGGCCAGCGCGGCCCGGCTAAGACCTTGGTGGGGGCCCCCCGACTCCCGGCTCCTTCCAGGCACAATTTCCTCCTCGCACTTCCCTTCCCAGGGAGTCTCCCGCTTTGGTGCCAGgagcctggggggggggagggcccggggctccccctcccaccccttttctctctccccagtcATTCGCTCCCAGTTCGGAGAGCAGCTCCCCAGCCACAGGGAAGGTAAGACCCAGGAGCGCCGCCTCTCTCCCCGCCATCCCAGCCTCCTCCTTGCCTTCCTCCATCCCCGCCCTCATCCCCTTCCCCAGCTCTCCGCGAGCTGACGGGTGTCCCATCTGTCGGGTCCCCAGAGCACAAGCCGCCCCGCTGCCAGCCCGAGAGCCGCACCACGTCCTGGGGTTACCGGCTGGACGGCTTCCCCCCGGGGCGCCCCTCCTCGAAGAACATCGACCAGATCTGCCACCCCGACCGCAAGCACGTGGTCTACGGCCCCTGGAACCTGCCCCAGACGGGGTACTCGCACCTCAGCCGCCAGGGCAGCGCCCTCAACTTTCTGGAGACGGGCTACACCCGCTGCTGCCGCCTCCCGAAGGACCGAGAGGACTGCGCCGAGTTTGTGGTGAGTGTGGCGGGCCCAGAAGCCATCTGTGGGCCCCGCCGGGAGGGAAGAGAGGCTGCTCCgggctggggaggggaagggccGGCTCTCCCCGCTCCTCCCCGCTTCCCCTCCTCCGGGAGCCGGCCGCGGGGATCGGGATGTCGCAGCGCCGCCGGGGGGCACTGATGGCCGGAGGAGGGCGTGGGGGCGTCGGGCCCCGAATGACCCGCTCTTTTTGCTCTAGTGGGCCGATGCCCTGTTTCGGTTCTGTGAGTCTGAGTTCTCGGTCAAGACCAGAGCCCATTCGTGCTGTTGGCTCCAGGGGGAGGCCCGGCTCTCCTGCTTCCAAGAGGGCGCCCCCCGGCCCGACTACGAGCGCCTCCACGAGCCCtgcccccctcccacccccaggcCCGCCCCCGGCCTGGAGCTCTCCTTCCCCCCCGGGGTGCCCTCCCCGGCCAACGTTAGGAACATTTGCCGTCTCCGGCGATTCCGAACCGTCCCCCGAGGACTCCCCGCCACGGAGCACGTCCAGCGGCAGCTCCGGGTCCTGACGCAGCTGGAGGGCAAGTTCCGGCGCTGCTGCCACCAAGGAGAAAACCACACGTGCGCCCGGCAGGCCGTAAGTGAGGCTCCGCCATCTCTGATCGCCGCGTCTGACTCCGACTCTGATCCTGTCTGTCCTGTCTGTCAGTCCGTCTACCTCTGACCTCCGATCCCAGCCGTCAGTCCGTCCACCTCCGGCCTCAGCCCGTCCATGCATCCGTCTCTAACCtgcatccatccgtccatccaccGTCCATGCgtccatccatgcatccatccgtccatgcatccatgcatccatccatccacccgtCCATTCATCCGTCTCTAACCtgcatccatccgtccatccaccCGTCCAGGCATCCGTCCAtgcatccatccgtccatccacccatccatgcatccatctgtccatccaccGTCCATGCATCTGTCTCTAACCTGCATCCGTCTCCAGCATCTGGTCCCGCCCCCGCCGGCCCTCCTCTCCCTGAAGCCCCCTGAGCTGACCCACTTTAGAATcctggcccggcccggcccgcCGTGCTCTCTCCGGAGAAGGCCAGCCTTGGGCGCCTCCCGAGCCTCTGTCCGAGCCGGGGCTGAGAGCGAGGAGGAGGCTGGCCTTCTCCTTCCGGCCTCCGGCCGTTCTGACCTCCTTCTGCCTTGTCACACAGTGGGAGGAGGCCCTGGACAGCTACTGCGACGAGGAGCTGGCCATTAAGACGCACCACCACGTGTGCTGCCAGCACCCTGTCGGCCCGGCCCGCGACATCTGCTTCGCCCGCCACGCCCCCTACCCCAACTACGACCGCGACATCCTGACGGTGGACCTGAGCCGCATCACGCCCCACACCATGGGCCAGCTCTGCGGCCACCGCAAAGTCCTCACCAAGCAGTAAGTGCCGTCCGGCGTCCGGCGGGCCCCGAGGAAAGGTTCCACTCTGCCCTCCAGTTCCCTccccccatggcccagcccttacccTCAAGGCCGAAGCCTTGGAAGCCTCGCACGGTACCAGTACCGGTACCGGTACCGTTCTGAGACAGGAATGGCTTTACAAAGACATAAAGCCCCTCCCCGCCCGGCCCCTCCCGGAGCTGTCGTTTAGGTGGAGGACTTTTTGAGGAAGACGAGCGAGAACGTGGCCACAAGGTAGCCCCTTTTCTCCCCACTTCAGTAAGCAGATTCCTGGGCTTATCCGGAACATGACGGCCCGATGCTGTGAGCTGGCACCGCCAGAACAAGAGTTCTGCGCAGAGGAGGAGGTAGGCCGAGGGCCGGGAGGGCCAGAGGGGGGCGCCGGGATCGCCGACTCGCGTGGCTTCTTCTGTATCGTGAACACCCGCACGGAAGCAC
The window above is part of the Gracilinanus agilis isolate LMUSP501 chromosome 4, AgileGrace, whole genome shotgun sequence genome. Proteins encoded here:
- the ECM1 gene encoding extracellular matrix protein 1 isoform X1, producing MRCYKRRNLTRNHNSTNCKHTSRPPQPQSPGPMPAACPRMGAAAPAALLLMLLASGASASQGGPSEQREAIPEHFPKEVGYAAPPAPSSPQEPDLEDLIVSHRAFEGQTETVHDFFEDFPPQQAQSPQKLPLDKKAEPSPEEAAPIQKEIEPPRHLPLDQREAQSSLPPAKTEQIPHQEQREVIRSQFGEQLPSHREEHKPPRCQPESRTTSWGYRLDGFPPGRPSSKNIDQICHPDRKHVVYGPWNLPQTGYSHLSRQGSALNFLETGYTRCCRLPKDREDCAEFVWADALFRFCESEFSVKTRAHSCCWLQGEARLSCFQEGAPRPDYERLHEPCPPPTPRPAPGLELSFPPGVPSPANVRNICRLRRFRTVPRGLPATEHVQRQLRVLTQLEGKFRRCCHQGENHTCARQAWEEALDSYCDEELAIKTHHHVCCQHPVGPARDICFARHAPYPNYDRDILTVDLSRITPHTMGQLCGHRKVLTKHKQIPGLIRNMTARCCELAPPEQEFCAEEEKSIFIRDLCGSRRDLWRDTEYCCDQSPGDEQTCCFNIHYLRNVALVAGVSQKPRGTTELPLVTPTPEHKE
- the ECM1 gene encoding extracellular matrix protein 1 isoform X2 — its product is MRCYKRRNLTRNHNSTNCKHTSRPPQPQSPGPMPAACPRMGAAAPAALLLMLLASGASASQGGPSEQREAIPEHFPKEVGYAAPPAPSSPQEPDLEDLIVSHRAFEGQTETVHDFFEDFPPQQAQSPQKLPLDKKEPSPEEAAPIQKEIEPPRHLPLDQREAQSSLPPAKTEQIPHQEQREVIRSQFGEQLPSHREEHKPPRCQPESRTTSWGYRLDGFPPGRPSSKNIDQICHPDRKHVVYGPWNLPQTGYSHLSRQGSALNFLETGYTRCCRLPKDREDCAEFVWADALFRFCESEFSVKTRAHSCCWLQGEARLSCFQEGAPRPDYERLHEPCPPPTPRPAPGLELSFPPGVPSPANVRNICRLRRFRTVPRGLPATEHVQRQLRVLTQLEGKFRRCCHQGENHTCARQAWEEALDSYCDEELAIKTHHHVCCQHPVGPARDICFARHAPYPNYDRDILTVDLSRITPHTMGQLCGHRKVLTKHKQIPGLIRNMTARCCELAPPEQEFCAEEEKSIFIRDLCGSRRDLWRDTEYCCDQSPGDEQTCCFNIHYLRNVALVAGVSQKPRGTTELPLVTPTPEHKE